The following coding sequences are from one Caballeronia sp. SBC1 window:
- a CDS encoding FAD-dependent oxidoreductase — MSTTLEGTNESPNHGHGHPEWRDNSPPPVSEDLNAIANDTTTVAPAEVAADAPFSPLQSRRHQMYPYLTVEEIDRMRRFGNVQYWRAGELMFEVGVPGPGMFVLLNGRVRVTRRDGLGHVHLVVESEPGQFLAEVGQLSGKPALVDGHAMDDVEAILIAPDRLRALLVAEAELGERIMRSLILRRVGLIEKGSGPILVGQSNDGQLISLQGFLSRNGYPHTVIDACSDPEAIALLERISTSKADFPLVICPDGTVMRAPDENELASQLGWLPEFDPAHIYDVAVVGAGPAGLATAVYAASEGLSVAVFDCRAPGGQAGASSRIENYLGFPTGISGQALAGRAFVQAQKFGAHIAIPTEIKALHCNCTPIQIELMNGKRVSSHTVVIATGAAYRRPNIVGLEKFEGHGTYYWASPVEAKLCKGSEVVLVGGGNSAGQAVVYLASHAARVHLLIRGPGLELSMSKYLIDRIAALPNVTVHARTQIESLEGDGRTLAAVHCKTPDGPLKLDVRHLFLFTGANPNTGWLRGCNVNTDAKGFVLTGPAAHGGHADCSSSLETSVPGVFAIGDVRSASTKRVAAAVGEGAAVVSQIHGLLAERQELALKAGAVE; from the coding sequence ATGAGTACCACGCTCGAAGGGACCAACGAATCGCCCAACCATGGCCACGGCCACCCGGAATGGCGCGACAACAGTCCGCCGCCTGTATCGGAAGACCTCAACGCGATCGCAAATGACACGACCACCGTGGCGCCGGCAGAAGTCGCCGCCGACGCGCCGTTCTCGCCGCTCCAAAGCCGCCGTCATCAGATGTACCCGTATCTCACTGTCGAGGAAATCGACCGTATGCGGCGCTTCGGCAACGTGCAGTACTGGCGTGCTGGAGAACTGATGTTCGAAGTTGGCGTGCCCGGCCCCGGCATGTTCGTGCTGTTGAACGGCCGGGTGCGGGTTACGCGGCGCGACGGCCTGGGCCACGTGCATCTGGTGGTCGAGTCGGAGCCCGGGCAATTCCTGGCGGAAGTCGGCCAGTTGTCGGGCAAGCCTGCGTTGGTCGACGGTCACGCGATGGACGACGTCGAAGCCATCCTGATCGCGCCCGACCGGCTGCGCGCGCTGCTGGTGGCGGAAGCGGAGCTCGGCGAACGGATCATGCGATCGTTGATCCTGCGTCGCGTCGGTTTGATCGAAAAGGGCAGCGGACCGATTCTCGTCGGCCAGTCGAACGATGGACAGCTGATATCGCTGCAAGGTTTTTTGAGCCGCAACGGTTACCCCCACACCGTGATCGACGCGTGTAGCGATCCCGAAGCCATTGCGTTGCTTGAGCGGATCTCGACATCGAAGGCGGATTTCCCGCTCGTCATTTGTCCCGACGGCACGGTGATGCGCGCGCCCGATGAAAACGAGCTCGCGTCGCAACTTGGCTGGCTGCCGGAATTCGATCCGGCGCATATCTACGATGTCGCGGTTGTCGGCGCCGGGCCAGCCGGCCTGGCGACGGCCGTGTATGCGGCGTCCGAAGGGTTGTCGGTGGCGGTATTCGATTGCCGCGCGCCCGGCGGGCAGGCCGGCGCGAGTTCACGGATTGAAAACTACCTCGGCTTTCCGACCGGCATTTCCGGTCAGGCATTGGCCGGGCGCGCTTTCGTGCAGGCACAGAAGTTCGGCGCGCACATCGCCATTCCGACCGAGATCAAGGCGCTCCACTGCAACTGCACGCCGATCCAGATCGAACTGATGAACGGTAAGCGTGTGAGTTCGCACACGGTTGTGATCGCGACTGGCGCGGCTTATCGACGGCCGAACATTGTCGGGCTCGAAAAATTCGAAGGGCATGGCACGTATTACTGGGCGTCGCCGGTCGAAGCGAAGCTTTGCAAGGGCTCGGAAGTCGTGCTGGTGGGCGGCGGCAATTCGGCTGGGCAAGCAGTCGTGTATCTCGCCTCGCACGCGGCGCGGGTGCATCTGCTGATCCGCGGACCGGGGCTGGAACTGAGCATGTCGAAGTACCTGATCGACCGGATCGCGGCATTGCCGAACGTGACGGTGCACGCGCGCACGCAGATCGAGTCGCTGGAAGGCGATGGCCGGACGCTCGCCGCCGTGCATTGCAAGACACCTGACGGTCCGCTCAAGCTCGACGTGCGGCATCTGTTCCTCTTCACCGGCGCCAACCCTAATACTGGCTGGCTGCGCGGCTGCAATGTCAACACCGACGCCAAGGGTTTCGTGCTGACGGGGCCCGCTGCCCATGGTGGCCACGCGGACTGCTCGTCCTCGCTGGAAACCAGCGTGCCGGGTGTGTTCGCTATCGGCGATGTGCGTTCGGCATCTACAAAACGCGTGGCGGCGGCGGTGGGCGAGGGTGCGGCGGTTGTATCGCAGATTCACGGCCTGCTCGCCGAGCGTCAGGAACTGGCGCTCAAGGCTGGCGCGGTGGAGTAG
- a CDS encoding heavy metal sensor histidine kinase, with amino-acid sequence MSPLWRSRSLVVRITCLFALIVCVVVSMVGASLYHATSATLSTRADYQLIGRVEHFRSLLHDLYTIKEIEARPKLFETMLGDSQDVIIFRRPGQAPFISVNPENMPLPPLVPVPVQRAVNLDALYEGSRRDGVRMRWVAAQARVGASGEVIEIIAAHVMTQEARVLSAYLVRVWINVVSAVLITALLAWWVSSRGLAPLRKMADRVAGITPDTLSARLDIENTPTELQSLAMSFNAMLDRLATGYERLLQFSADLAHEVRTPIGVLIGQTQVTLAHTRNESEYKSVLESNLEELERLGRIAQNILFLAQADHERQEMERTPLNIREQLETIATYFEGLADERNLSFEVHAEGKMFANAIMSRRAISNVVVNAVRYAKAGTTIRLTGSEDSQGAQGARGAVIVIGNQGMPVAPDDLARLFDRFYRGDAARSEFTESSGLGLSIVQAIMRLHGGSASVSCSADGWIEFTLRFAAAPQFHSMPTPPRQP; translated from the coding sequence TTGAGTCCGCTATGGCGTTCGCGCTCGCTGGTCGTACGCATCACGTGCCTGTTCGCGCTGATCGTGTGTGTGGTGGTGAGCATGGTTGGAGCGTCGTTGTATCACGCGACCAGCGCCACGCTGTCCACGCGTGCGGATTACCAGTTGATCGGACGGGTCGAACACTTTCGCTCGCTGCTGCACGACCTCTACACGATCAAGGAAATCGAAGCGCGCCCCAAGCTGTTCGAGACCATGCTCGGCGACAGTCAGGACGTGATCATTTTCCGACGCCCCGGCCAGGCGCCGTTCATCAGCGTGAACCCGGAAAACATGCCGTTGCCGCCGCTCGTCCCGGTGCCGGTTCAACGCGCCGTCAACCTCGACGCGCTCTATGAAGGCTCGCGCCGGGACGGCGTGCGCATGCGCTGGGTCGCGGCTCAAGCGCGGGTAGGCGCCAGCGGCGAAGTCATCGAGATCATCGCGGCACACGTGATGACGCAAGAAGCGCGGGTGCTGTCGGCGTATCTCGTGCGTGTCTGGATCAACGTGGTGAGCGCGGTGCTGATCACGGCGCTGCTCGCGTGGTGGGTATCGAGCCGTGGTCTTGCGCCGCTGCGAAAAATGGCCGACAGGGTCGCCGGAATCACACCCGATACGTTGTCCGCGAGACTCGATATAGAAAACACCCCAACCGAATTGCAAAGCCTCGCGATGTCGTTCAACGCCATGCTCGACCGCTTGGCGACCGGTTATGAACGGCTGCTGCAGTTCTCCGCGGATCTGGCGCACGAGGTACGCACGCCTATCGGCGTGCTGATCGGACAGACGCAGGTGACGCTCGCGCATACGCGCAACGAGAGCGAATACAAGAGCGTGCTCGAGTCGAACCTGGAGGAGCTGGAACGGCTTGGGCGCATCGCGCAGAACATCTTGTTTCTAGCGCAAGCGGACCACGAGCGGCAGGAAATGGAACGCACGCCGCTGAACATTCGCGAACAACTGGAAACCATTGCGACGTACTTCGAAGGACTCGCCGACGAACGCAATCTGAGCTTCGAAGTGCATGCCGAAGGCAAGATGTTCGCTAACGCGATCATGTCCCGGCGGGCAATCAGCAACGTGGTGGTCAACGCGGTGCGCTATGCCAAAGCCGGCACTACGATCCGGCTGACCGGCAGCGAAGACTCGCAGGGCGCGCAAGGTGCACGGGGTGCAGTGATCGTGATCGGCAATCAGGGCATGCCCGTCGCACCGGACGACCTCGCGCGTCTGTTCGATCGCTTTTATCGCGGCGATGCAGCCCGCAGCGAGTTCACGGAATCGAGCGGCCTGGGGCTGTCTATCGTGCAGGCGATCATGCGGCTGCACGGCGGGTCGGCGTCAGTGAGTTGTTCGGCGGACGGCTGGATCGAATTCACGCTCCGGTTCGCCGCCGCGCCGCAATTCCACAGCATGCCTACTCCACCGCGCCAGCCTTGA
- a CDS encoding heavy metal response regulator transcription factor produces the protein MTILVIEDDRKTGDYLKKGLTESGYQVDLIRNGADGLHQALAHPYELIVLDVMLPGLDGWQIMQALRAKRDLPVIFLTARDHVRDRIHGLELGADDYLVKPFSFTELVLRIRTLLRRGVIRESDVFQVADLHVDVLRRRVTRQGIDIALTNKEFALLHLFCKRQGEALSRTLIASEVWDMNFDSDTNVVDVAIKRLRAKLDQPFDIKLIHTVRSIGYSFGPSGDSH, from the coding sequence ATGACCATCCTGGTTATAGAAGACGACCGCAAGACCGGCGACTATCTGAAGAAGGGGCTCACCGAGTCCGGGTATCAGGTCGACCTGATCCGCAACGGCGCCGATGGCCTGCATCAGGCGCTGGCGCATCCGTACGAGCTGATCGTGCTGGATGTCATGCTGCCCGGTCTTGATGGGTGGCAAATCATGCAGGCGTTGCGCGCGAAGCGTGACCTGCCAGTCATCTTCCTGACCGCGCGAGATCACGTCCGGGACCGTATTCACGGCCTGGAACTGGGCGCTGACGATTACCTCGTCAAGCCGTTCTCATTCACCGAACTCGTGCTGCGCATCCGCACGTTGCTGCGGCGCGGCGTGATACGCGAGTCCGATGTATTCCAGGTCGCGGATCTTCACGTCGATGTCCTGCGCCGGCGCGTGACGCGCCAAGGCATAGACATCGCGTTGACGAACAAGGAATTCGCGTTGCTTCATCTCTTCTGCAAGCGGCAGGGCGAAGCGCTGTCACGGACCTTGATTGCATCGGAAGTGTGGGACATGAACTTCGACAGCGATACCAACGTAGTCGATGTCGCCATCAAACGCCTGCGCGCGAAACTCGATCAGCCCTTCGATATCAAGCTGATCCACACGGTGCGCAGCATCGGTTATTCGTTCGGCCCATCCGGGGACTCGCATTGA
- a CDS encoding cytochrome b/b6 domain-containing protein: protein MNSSSTQLSTHVIAQPGWVRITHWINALAVVVMVTSGWQVYNASPIFPSFVFPSSITLGGWLGGALLWHFAAMWVLVANFLVYVGLNIISGRFRRKLFPLSIKSLFGDLRAALTGKLKHDDLTHYNAVQKAAYLAVIVDIVVVILSGLAVWKSVQFPWLRELMGGYDNARVVHFFAMSFLVAFFVLHVVMVALVPRSLLLMIRGR from the coding sequence TTGAACTCATCTTCGACTCAACTTTCGACTCATGTCATAGCCCAGCCTGGCTGGGTTCGCATCACGCACTGGATCAACGCGCTGGCGGTGGTGGTGATGGTGACGAGCGGCTGGCAGGTCTATAACGCTTCGCCGATTTTCCCTTCGTTTGTTTTTCCCTCAAGCATCACGTTGGGCGGATGGCTGGGCGGCGCGTTGCTGTGGCACTTCGCGGCCATGTGGGTGCTGGTCGCGAACTTCCTGGTGTACGTGGGGCTGAACATAATCTCCGGACGATTCCGCCGCAAGCTGTTTCCGCTCAGCATCAAAAGCCTGTTCGGCGATTTGCGCGCCGCGCTGACCGGCAAGCTCAAACATGACGATCTCACGCACTACAACGCCGTGCAGAAGGCTGCGTATCTGGCGGTGATCGTGGACATAGTCGTTGTCATCTTGTCGGGTCTTGCGGTCTGGAAGTCGGTGCAATTCCCGTGGCTGCGTGAGCTCATGGGCGGTTACGACAATGCCCGCGTAGTCCACTTCTTCGCGATGAGTTTCCTGGTGGCCTTTTTCGTGTTGCACGTGGTGATGGTCGCGCTCGTTCCACGCTCGTTGTTGTTGATGATCCGGGGCCGCTGA
- a CDS encoding molybdopterin-dependent oxidoreductase — MLNRKSELIASKLDVDNILKDARNELKAPARRLFGKRILSLGGLMMLSGCNISDDKSVNTVLRTMSRFNDEAQAFLFDPNKLAPTYPESMITRPFPFNAFYDIDDVPIVDAATYKLPVGGLAKGKNVWTLEELRALPQESQVTRHICIEGWSAIGKWGGVRFSDFLKRSGADTTAKYVAFHCADNYSTSIDMPTALHAQTLLALTYDGQVLPPKYGFPMKLRMPTKLGYKNPKHIVAITVTNEYPGGYWENQGYNWFGGA; from the coding sequence ATGCTGAACAGAAAGAGCGAACTGATTGCGTCGAAGCTCGATGTCGACAATATCCTCAAAGATGCGCGCAATGAACTGAAGGCGCCGGCGCGGCGTCTTTTCGGCAAGCGCATTCTGTCGCTGGGCGGCCTCATGATGCTGTCGGGCTGCAATATCTCCGACGATAAATCCGTCAACACCGTGCTGCGGACCATGTCGCGTTTCAATGACGAAGCGCAAGCTTTCCTCTTCGATCCGAACAAGCTCGCGCCGACCTATCCCGAGTCGATGATCACGCGGCCGTTCCCGTTCAACGCGTTCTATGACATCGACGATGTACCAATCGTCGATGCCGCTACGTACAAGCTGCCGGTCGGTGGATTGGCGAAGGGCAAGAACGTGTGGACGCTTGAAGAACTGCGCGCGTTGCCGCAGGAAAGCCAGGTGACGCGGCACATCTGCATTGAAGGATGGAGCGCGATTGGCAAGTGGGGCGGTGTGCGTTTCTCTGATTTCCTCAAGCGTTCCGGCGCGGACACCACCGCAAAATATGTGGCGTTTCATTGCGCGGATAACTACTCAACCAGCATCGACATGCCGACGGCACTGCATGCGCAGACGCTCCTGGCGTTGACGTATGACGGCCAGGTCTTGCCGCCGAAATACGGCTTCCCGATGAAGCTGCGCATGCCGACGAAGCTCGGCTACAAGAACCCGAAGCACATTGTCGCGATTACCGTGACGAACGAATATCCCGGCGGTTACTGGGAGAACCAGGGTTACAACTGGTTCGGCGGTGCCTGA
- a CDS encoding IS110 family transposase, with product MQVLYPRCAGLDIHKDIIVACVRCVSAPEHREVQRFYSTTKGLLALSDWLAVHGCSHVAMEATGVYWKPVWHVLEGSFELVLGNAAHIRNVPGRKTDVNDATWIADLLAHGLIRSSFVPPAAIQELRDLTRTRKQLTREIAQHCLRVQKVLEDANLKLGSVLSDVLGGSGRAILKAIISGENDPVLLAALAQGHARKKTSELREALRGRITSHHRTMLALHLQLIDALEHALTELDAAVGLALTPIRQHVQLLRTIPGVGDLTARVLVAEIGVDMTRFPDSAHLISWAGLCPRNDESAGKRRSTRVRKSGTWLKTALVTAAWAAVRTKNSYLFAQFTRVKARRGSKKAIIAVAASMLTAAWHMLRNGVEYADLGADYFTRHDMQSTVKRLLKRLTDLGYPVQPASPS from the coding sequence ATGCAGGTACTCTATCCGCGCTGTGCCGGGCTGGACATACATAAGGACATCATCGTCGCCTGCGTCCGTTGTGTGTCAGCGCCGGAGCACCGTGAAGTGCAGAGATTTTACAGTACCACTAAGGGATTGCTGGCGCTGTCGGACTGGCTGGCCGTCCATGGCTGTTCCCACGTGGCAATGGAAGCCACCGGCGTTTACTGGAAGCCAGTGTGGCACGTTCTCGAGGGCTCCTTCGAACTCGTGCTGGGCAACGCTGCGCATATTCGGAACGTGCCTGGCCGCAAAACCGATGTGAACGATGCGACGTGGATCGCAGACCTGCTCGCACACGGGCTGATCCGCTCCAGCTTCGTCCCGCCGGCCGCGATCCAGGAGTTACGTGATCTGACACGCACACGCAAACAGCTGACGCGCGAGATCGCCCAGCATTGTCTGCGTGTCCAGAAGGTGCTCGAGGATGCCAATCTCAAACTGGGCAGTGTCCTTTCTGACGTACTTGGCGGCAGCGGACGCGCGATTCTGAAGGCCATCATCTCGGGCGAGAACGATCCGGTGCTGCTCGCGGCACTGGCGCAAGGTCACGCGCGCAAGAAGACGAGTGAACTACGCGAAGCATTGCGCGGCCGCATAACTTCACATCACCGTACGATGCTCGCGCTGCATTTGCAGCTCATCGACGCCCTTGAGCACGCGCTGACTGAACTGGATGCCGCCGTGGGACTTGCTCTGACGCCAATCCGGCAGCACGTTCAACTGCTAAGAACCATTCCCGGCGTCGGTGACCTGACCGCGCGGGTCCTGGTGGCCGAGATTGGGGTCGACATGACGCGCTTTCCCGATTCCGCTCACCTCATATCGTGGGCCGGACTGTGTCCCCGCAATGATGAGAGCGCCGGTAAGCGCCGCAGTACGCGTGTCCGCAAGAGCGGCACATGGCTCAAGACGGCACTCGTGACTGCCGCATGGGCCGCAGTACGTACGAAGAACAGCTACCTGTTCGCCCAGTTCACTCGCGTCAAGGCGCGGCGCGGTTCAAAGAAAGCAATCATCGCAGTGGCTGCGTCGATGCTCACCGCAGCGTGGCACATGCTTCGCAATGGCGTGGAATACGCAGATCTCGGTGCAGACTATTTCACCCGGCACGACATGCAGAGCACCGTTAAGCGATTACTAAAACGCCTCACGGATCTTGGATATCCGGTGCAGCCAGCTTCCCCGTCATAA
- a CDS encoding IS3 family transposase (programmed frameshift) gives MSKPSQFSPEVRERAVRLVREQRGEHPSLWAAVETIAPMIGCSSQTLLGWVKREQIDSGEREGVTTSERERLKTLERENKELRRANEILKLASAFFAPGGARPPSEVLKAFVDQHRDTFGVESICKVLRIAPSGYRRHAAQLRDPSRRCARAIRDERLQPEIKRVWQTNMQVYGADKVWKQMNRERIKVARCTVERLMRRLGLRGVMRGKRVRTTVPDACAPRPLDRVNRQFNASRPNQLWVSDFTYVSTWQGWLYVAFVVDVFARRIVGWRVSTSMTTDFVLDALEQALYARRPGGDGMLIHHSDRGSQYVSVRYSERLAEAGIEPSVGSRGDSYDNALAETINGLYKAELIHRRTWKTRESVELATLEWVAWFNHHRLMEPLGYIPPAEAEANYYRQLETSAVEPVLT, from the exons ATGAGCAAGCCAAGCCAATTTTCCCCTGAAGTCCGAGAGCGCGCCGTTCGTCTGGTGCGCGAGCAGCGTGGCGAGCACCCGTCACTGTGGGCAGCTGTTGAAACCATTGCGCCGATGATCGGTTGTTCGAGCCAGACCCTATTGGGCTGGGTCAAGCGTGAGCAGATCGACAGCGGCGAGCGCGAAGGCGTGACCACGTCGGAGCGTGAACGCCTCAAGACGCTGGAACGTGAGAACAAGGAACTGCGCCGCGCCAACGAGATTCTGAAGTTGGCGAGCGCGTTTTTCGCCC CAGGCGGAGCTCGACCGCCGTCTGAAGTCCTGAAGGCCTTCGTCGATCAGCATCGCGACACCTTCGGGGTCGAGTCGATCTGCAAGGTCTTGCGGATTGCCCCGTCGGGCTATCGGCGTCATGCCGCACAGCTTCGCGATCCGTCGCGGCGCTGTGCTCGCGCGATACGCGATGAACGTCTGCAACCCGAGATCAAGCGCGTCTGGCAGACCAACATGCAGGTCTACGGCGCGGATAAGGTCTGGAAACAGATGAACCGGGAGCGCATCAAGGTGGCTCGCTGCACCGTTGAGCGATTGATGAGACGACTGGGTTTGCGTGGCGTGATGCGAGGCAAGCGTGTTCGCACGACCGTCCCCGATGCCTGCGCCCCGCGCCCGCTGGATCGGGTCAATCGCCAGTTCAACGCTTCGCGGCCAAACCAGCTTTGGGTCTCGGACTTCACCTACGTCTCGACGTGGCAGGGCTGGTTGTACGTCGCGTTCGTGGTCGACGTGTTCGCTCGGCGGATCGTTGGCTGGCGCGTTAGCACATCGATGACCACGGACTTCGTTCTGGATGCGCTTGAACAGGCACTTTACGCACGGCGACCAGGCGGCGACGGAATGCTGATACACCACTCCGACAGAGGTTCGCAATACGTCAGCGTTCGCTATAGCGAGCGGCTCGCCGAAGCGGGCATCGAACCGTCGGTCGGCAGTCGGGGCGATAGCTACGATAATGCCCTCGCTGAAACGATCAACGGCTTGTACAAGGCTGAACTGATTCATCGCCGCACCTGGAAAACACGTGAGTCCGTCGAGTTGGCAACGCTGGAATGGGTGGCCTGGTTCAATCACCATCGGCTGATGGAACCGCTTGGCTATATCCCGCCCGCTGAAGCTGAGGCAAACTACTACCGGCAACTTGAAACATCCGCCGTTGAACCCGTATTAACTTAA
- a CDS encoding FUSC family protein, protein MLTAKLTSTPELRRFARTLVSCLLSYYVAKLATLPELYWAVITTLVVVTQPSLNQALSTGRDQIIGAVIGGLVGVVGLFAILRGAQPLIVFAIALLPLAALAAWRPTLRLACVTLVVVVLVPASGHGSPYARPIDRLLEILIGAGSALLVAFLMPNRAINIAHDRASEIVLVLGELIALTLRKPGDASDAERLHGHSAAAEQALDEAITEAGREHIIVPVKRTRGDVIDKVAPMLTRLHRDGLFLGQAFAGDAGLAGRLTLVVREALSNTADAFDGLAKALAATLDADKRKQDENVRAAREAFERLRVAAEKANALMEKNTVLPFVLNLLVTDFGELVTTVEGKEG, encoded by the coding sequence GTGCTCACGGCAAAACTCACGTCTACACCCGAACTCCGGCGCTTTGCTCGCACGCTCGTCAGTTGCCTGCTCAGCTACTACGTCGCCAAACTCGCCACGCTCCCCGAGCTTTACTGGGCGGTCATCACCACCCTCGTTGTCGTCACGCAGCCCAGTCTCAACCAGGCGCTGAGCACGGGCCGGGACCAGATCATCGGTGCAGTGATTGGTGGACTGGTCGGCGTGGTGGGCTTGTTCGCCATCCTGCGCGGCGCACAGCCGCTCATCGTGTTCGCCATCGCACTCCTGCCGCTCGCAGCACTGGCCGCTTGGCGCCCAACCCTCCGGCTCGCCTGCGTCACGCTCGTCGTTGTTGTGCTGGTTCCGGCAAGTGGCCACGGCTCGCCGTATGCACGGCCGATCGACCGCCTGCTCGAAATCCTAATTGGCGCGGGATCAGCGCTACTCGTTGCGTTCTTGATGCCGAACCGCGCGATCAATATCGCCCATGACCGTGCAAGCGAAATCGTGCTGGTGCTGGGCGAGTTGATCGCGCTGACGCTGCGCAAGCCGGGTGACGCGAGCGATGCCGAGCGTTTGCATGGGCATTCCGCGGCCGCCGAGCAGGCACTCGATGAGGCCATTACCGAAGCAGGGCGCGAGCACATCATCGTGCCGGTGAAGCGCACGCGTGGTGACGTGATTGATAAGGTTGCGCCGATGCTGACGCGGCTGCATCGCGATGGGCTGTTTTTAGGGCAGGCGTTTGCGGGAGATGCGGGGTTGGCTGGACGGTTGACTTTAGTTGTCCGAGAAGCGTTGAGCAACACCGCCGATGCGTTCGATGGATTAGCGAAGGCGCTCGCGGCCACGCTCGATGCCGATAAGCGGAAACAAGATGAGAACGTTAGAGCGGCGCGCGAGGCGTTTGAGAGGCTGAGGGTGGCGGCGGAAAAGGCGAATGCATTAATGGAGAAGAATACCGTGCTGCCATTTGTGCTGAATTTGCTGGTGACGGATTTTGGGGAGCTGGTTACAACGGTGGAGGGGAAGGAAGGGTGA
- a CDS encoding NAD-dependent succinate-semialdehyde dehydrogenase, giving the protein MSDSTLSRNYPNTQLYIDGAWRAGSRDTAVVNPATEAEIGRLSLASEQHLADAAEAAGRGFAAWRKVSAFDRSKLMRRAAQNLRDRAEEVAAIMTMEQGKPLAESRIEVLGAADTIDWFAEEARRTYGRVIPARAGNVRQIVTREPVGPVAAFTPWNFPINQAVRKVSAALAAGCSVVLKGPEETPASCAALVQAYIDAGLPAGVLNLVFGVPADVSKFLITHPLIRKISFTGSTAVGKLLAAMAGEHMKRATMELGGHAPALVFADADIPRAAKLLASAKFRNAGQVCISPTRFIVEESAYEEFTEHFVATTKKLKVGNGLEEGVQMGALANGRRLQAMERLVADAVEQGAKVLTGGERIGREGYFFAPTVLANVPMSARIMTEEPFGPIAPISTFKNYDEAIVEANRLPYGLAAYAYTRSSATSAAVGEDIESGMVSINHHGLGIPETPFGGVKDSGYGSEGGSEAMEAYLVTKFVSEAR; this is encoded by the coding sequence ATGAGCGACAGCACTCTATCGCGCAATTACCCGAACACGCAGTTGTACATCGACGGCGCATGGCGCGCTGGCAGCCGCGACACGGCCGTCGTCAACCCGGCGACGGAAGCAGAAATTGGCCGCCTCTCGCTGGCAAGCGAACAGCATCTCGCCGACGCTGCCGAAGCCGCCGGACGCGGTTTTGCGGCCTGGCGCAAGGTATCGGCATTCGATCGCAGCAAGCTCATGCGCCGTGCCGCGCAAAACCTGCGCGACCGCGCCGAGGAAGTGGCCGCGATCATGACCATGGAACAGGGCAAGCCGCTGGCCGAATCGCGCATTGAAGTGCTCGGCGCAGCGGACACTATCGACTGGTTCGCTGAAGAAGCGCGCCGGACGTACGGCCGCGTGATCCCGGCCCGCGCCGGTAATGTGCGCCAGATCGTGACGCGTGAGCCGGTCGGCCCGGTTGCCGCTTTCACGCCGTGGAATTTCCCGATCAATCAGGCTGTGCGCAAGGTATCGGCGGCGCTGGCGGCAGGATGCTCGGTGGTCCTGAAAGGCCCGGAAGAAACGCCGGCGAGCTGCGCGGCGCTGGTTCAGGCTTACATCGACGCAGGTTTGCCTGCTGGCGTGCTGAACCTCGTGTTTGGCGTTCCCGCCGATGTCTCCAAGTTCCTGATCACGCATCCGCTGATCCGCAAGATCTCGTTCACGGGCTCCACGGCAGTCGGCAAGTTGCTGGCCGCGATGGCCGGTGAGCACATGAAACGCGCCACGATGGAACTCGGCGGCCACGCGCCCGCACTGGTTTTCGCCGATGCCGACATTCCGCGCGCCGCGAAACTTCTGGCCAGCGCCAAGTTCCGCAATGCCGGTCAGGTGTGCATTTCGCCGACGCGTTTTATCGTCGAGGAATCCGCTTACGAGGAATTCACGGAGCATTTCGTCGCGACGACGAAGAAGCTGAAAGTCGGCAACGGCCTGGAAGAAGGCGTGCAGATGGGGGCGCTTGCCAACGGCCGCCGCTTGCAGGCAATGGAACGTCTGGTTGCCGATGCGGTGGAGCAGGGTGCGAAGGTGCTGACGGGCGGCGAACGCATTGGCCGCGAAGGCTATTTCTTCGCGCCGACGGTGCTCGCCAATGTACCGATGTCAGCTCGCATCATGACGGAAGAACCGTTTGGCCCGATCGCACCTATTTCGACTTTCAAGAACTACGACGAAGCGATTGTTGAAGCGAACCGTCTGCCGTATGGCTTGGCCGCGTATGCGTACACGCGTTCGAGCGCGACGTCGGCGGCGGTGGGCGAGGACATCGAAAGCGGGATGGTGTCGATCAACCACCACGGGTTGGGTATTCCGGAAACGCCGTTCGGCGGCGTGAAGGATTCGGGTTATGGCTCGGAAGGCGGCAGCGAAGCGATGGAAGCGTATCTCGTGACGAAGTTTGTGAGCGAGGCGCGGTAA
- a CDS encoding type II toxin-antitoxin system VapC family toxin produces MYLIDTNVISEIRKGANANKGVRKLFKRIGKDEIRLHLSAVTMGELRRGTEAVRHRGDAPQAAMLEAWLGTILDDYAMDVISIDDDVAQLWGRLRVPNPENPIDKLIAATALMHDLTVVTRNTKDFEKTGVKLLNPFE; encoded by the coding sequence GTGTATTTGATTGATACAAATGTTATTAGCGAAATTCGGAAAGGCGCGAACGCGAATAAAGGCGTGCGCAAGTTATTTAAGCGAATCGGTAAAGACGAGATTCGGCTGCATTTGTCAGCCGTGACAATGGGCGAACTACGTCGTGGAACTGAAGCGGTAAGGCATCGAGGCGATGCTCCGCAGGCTGCGATGCTCGAAGCCTGGCTAGGAACAATATTGGACGATTACGCGATGGACGTCATCTCGATCGATGACGACGTTGCTCAACTCTGGGGCCGCTTGCGGGTGCCGAACCCCGAAAACCCAATAGACAAACTGATTGCCGCCACCGCTCTGATGCACGATCTCACGGTCGTGACGCGGAACACCAAAGACTTTGAAAAAACAGGCGTCAAACTACTTAATCCGTTTGAGTAA